The following coding sequences lie in one Heyndrickxia oleronia genomic window:
- a CDS encoding spore coat protein: MKVEFLHKGTGATKELPLLKENGKLQDFTNSNMNQYPPIQPRTMIENMNDREMATAYLLTLKRAGREYAWSAMEMANPEVRSFCQTAFMMSCSHAYDMWQYMVKKGYYPLEPADPAVIGKIGAMYQVVPEDQSQIQQYMTQNQNPIAGSSDQMYQ; encoded by the coding sequence ATGAAGGTCGAATTTCTGCATAAGGGGACCGGAGCCACAAAGGAATTGCCTTTATTAAAGGAGAACGGAAAACTTCAGGATTTTACTAACTCAAATATGAATCAGTATCCTCCTATACAACCACGAACAATGATTGAAAATATGAATGATCGAGAAATGGCCACTGCGTATTTACTAACCTTAAAACGAGCAGGTCGTGAATATGCTTGGTCAGCAATGGAAATGGCAAATCCAGAAGTTCGTTCATTCTGTCAAACTGCATTTATGATGAGTTGTTCTCATGCGTATGATATGTGGCAATATATGGTTAAGAAAGGTTATTATCCATTAGAACCAGCAGATCCCGCAGTAATTGGAAAAATAGGTGCGATGTATCAAGTTGTTCCGGAGGATCAATCACAAATTCAACAATATATGACTCAAAATCAAAATCCTATTGCGGGAAGTAGTGATCAAATGTATCAATAA
- a CDS encoding helix-turn-helix domain-containing protein, which translates to MAIYKAKKSKLHTLLKKNNMDLEVLEQKTKIPKVQLEQFLTKKVMNLNSAMTISKELNCQIEDLYEWKTED; encoded by the coding sequence TTGGCCATTTATAAAGCAAAAAAAAGTAAACTTCATACACTTTTAAAGAAAAACAACATGGATTTGGAAGTGTTAGAGCAAAAAACGAAAATCCCTAAAGTTCAGCTCGAACAATTCCTAACAAAAAAAGTGATGAACTTGAATTCGGCAATGACTATCTCTAAGGAATTGAATTGTCAGATAGAAGACTTATATGAGTGGAAAACAGAAGATTAA
- a CDS encoding DUF4236 domain-containing protein, with protein MGQGYRKSFKIAPGVRLNITNEVSGANGGEKGLRYRVHSRVQGRTEGVSGTEISYTGLISNRRGMYNSAYNRLLDITRQLREQDNLQELERNRLEVEYFEHKLEMIQSIPKGAVRPIDWVEVKSIPEPFEMGKTGPLEKIAQENAYHYKPNLFAKLFNKDEKKRENLQNQIKLARENDLRDYQSWKRMINTAQNVLKGNVDSYFDVIHEFAPLEDISGLGSGFEFMIHNSHEMEVNFDVNSDSVVPNEVLSLTKNGDLSKEQMPKEQYFQILQDYVFSCTQRIARDMFSLLPLKTICIHALDEQRNTITGRIEKFIILSVKIDKHSVQSLNLDLLDYSNSIKTFEHHLNFNQTSGFRPVQKVEWTSLNVSS; from the coding sequence ATGGGACAAGGATATAGGAAAAGTTTTAAAATTGCTCCAGGTGTTAGATTAAATATTACTAATGAGGTAAGTGGAGCAAATGGTGGTGAAAAGGGGCTACGATATCGTGTTCATTCAAGAGTACAAGGACGAACTGAAGGTGTTTCAGGAACAGAAATCTCTTACACTGGCTTAATTTCTAATAGAAGGGGAATGTATAATTCAGCTTATAATAGACTGTTGGACATTACACGTCAATTACGTGAACAGGATAATCTTCAAGAATTAGAGAGAAATCGATTAGAAGTTGAATACTTTGAACATAAATTAGAAATGATTCAATCTATTCCAAAAGGAGCTGTTAGACCGATTGATTGGGTAGAGGTGAAAAGTATTCCTGAGCCTTTTGAAATGGGTAAAACTGGTCCACTGGAAAAAATTGCACAGGAAAATGCATATCACTATAAACCAAATCTTTTTGCCAAGCTTTTCAATAAAGATGAAAAAAAGAGGGAAAACCTTCAAAATCAAATTAAACTAGCTAGGGAAAATGATTTACGGGACTATCAAAGCTGGAAAAGGATGATTAATACCGCTCAGAATGTATTGAAAGGGAATGTAGATTCTTACTTTGACGTTATTCATGAATTTGCACCGTTAGAAGATATTAGTGGACTCGGAAGTGGATTCGAATTTATGATTCATAATTCACATGAAATGGAAGTTAACTTTGATGTTAATAGTGATTCGGTTGTACCAAATGAGGTACTATCATTAACAAAAAATGGGGATTTATCTAAGGAACAAATGCCTAAGGAACAATACTTTCAAATTCTTCAAGACTATGTCTTTAGCTGCACACAAAGAATTGCAAGAGACATGTTTTCACTACTTCCTCTAAAGACTATCTGTATCCATGCATTGGATGAACAGCGTAATACTATAACTGGACGCATAGAGAAGTTCATCATCCTTTCAGTCAAGATTGATAAACATAGTGTACAGAGCTTAAACCTTGACCTCCTAGATTATTCAAATTCCATAAAAACCTTTGAGCACCATTTGAATTTTAACCAGACATCAGGATTTCGTCCTGTACAAAAAGTTGAATGGACATCTTTAAATGTCTCATCATAA
- a CDS encoding GNAT family N-acetyltransferase — protein MIYQKGEILVRRLSENDKHLLIKWLSDPMVLQFYEGRDRPHDLEMVDKHFYDRKSQDVIGCIIEHRGIPIGYIQYYPLDAETKIKYGYAVGSEIIYGTDQFIGDVNYWNKGLGKLIVSSMIDYLTTQKKAMRVVMDPQTWNKRAIACYEKCNLKKIKLLPKHELHEGEYRDAWLMEYTHPKETDTL, from the coding sequence ATGATTTATCAAAAAGGCGAAATACTAGTCCGAAGACTAAGTGAAAATGATAAACATTTACTAATAAAATGGCTATCGGACCCAATGGTACTACAATTTTACGAGGGACGGGATCGACCACATGATTTAGAAATGGTAGATAAACATTTTTATGATCGGAAAAGTCAAGATGTAATTGGGTGCATTATAGAACATCGAGGAATTCCAATCGGATATATTCAGTATTATCCACTAGACGCTGAGACAAAAATTAAATACGGGTATGCAGTTGGTTCTGAAATTATTTATGGCACTGACCAATTTATAGGAGATGTAAATTATTGGAACAAAGGCCTAGGAAAGCTCATTGTAAGTTCAATGATTGATTATTTAACTACTCAGAAAAAGGCTATGCGAGTAGTTATGGATCCCCAAACCTGGAATAAACGTGCGATAGCCTGTTATGAAAAATGCAATTTAAAGAAAATAAAGCTATTACCAAAACATGAACTACATGAAGGGGAATACAGGGATGCATGGCTAATGGAATATACGCATCCTAAGGAGACGGATACTCTTTGA